The following proteins are encoded in a genomic region of Ornithodoros turicata isolate Travis chromosome 6, ASM3712646v1, whole genome shotgun sequence:
- the LOC135397721 gene encoding speckle-type POZ protein B-like has product MTTVNNNNPPLDWRGLTHHHSSAAVYLHIWSINHSSLVLQSRYPSTAVAVEFLGRGKIGAHCKVAIINTAEEEIRNTAPQTGYLEEGSPLFVDLGYTSDFITFVNKNLPDDILRLRVEVTILESSSSPAAFILNAPQGSSLKDDFVQAWGDREFADLIIIAGEKRFHVHKVVLATRSPVFRAMLKNDMQESIQNEVVLKDVYPDVVQEMLRFIYTDASPNISTMAADLYQLADKYDLKGLKLLCESELASSLSVDTVVDVLRLADKLQCDTLKKLAVLYINAHATDVGMTDGWKRMVKEEVRLVECFITDGLKVV; this is encoded by the exons ATGACAAccgttaacaacaacaacccaCCTTTGGATTGGCGCGGTTTGACGCACCATCACAGCAGCGCGGCAGTGTATTTGCACATTTGGTCTATCAACCACAGCAGCCTGGTGCTTCAAAGTC GTTATCCTTCCACGGCGGTAGCCGTTGAGTTTCTCGGACGTGGAAAGATCGGTGCACACTGCAAAGTGGCTATAATAAATACGGCCGAAGAGGAAATAAGGAATACAGCTCCTCAAACTGGGTatcttgaagagggatctccaCTCTTCGTAGACCTGGGATATACAAGCGACTTCATAACATTTGTAAATAAAAATCTTCCGGATGATATACTCAGGCTGCGCGTTGAAGTAACGATACTTGAATCTTCAAGTTCACCTGCGGCTTTCATATTAAATGCACCTCAAGGATCAAGCTTAAAGGACGACTTCGTTCAAGCCTGGGGAGATCGTGAGTTTGCCGACTTAATCATTATTGCCGGTGAGAAGAGATTCCACGTCCACAAAGTAGTGCTGGCCACACGATCACCCGTGTTTCGTGCCATGCTGAAAAACGACATGCAGGAAAGTATTCAAAACGAAGTTGTCCTAAAGGACGTATATCccgatgtcgtacaagaaatGCTGCGTTTCATCTATACCGATGCTTCGCCAAATATCAGCACCATGGCAGCCGATCTTTACCAGCTAGCCGACAAGTACGATTTGAAAGGACTCAAGTTGTTGTGCGAATCTGAACTTGCGTCAAGTCTTAGTGTAGACACGGTCGTCGACGTCCTTCGACTGGCAGACAAACTCCAGTGTGACACTCTCAAGAAACTTGCCGTCCTTTACATCAACGCGCATGCCACAGACGTGGGAATGACGGACGGTTGGAAGAGGATGGTCAAAGAGGAAGTTCGACTAGTGGAGTGCTTCATAACGGATGGATTGAAAGTGGTATGA